Genomic window (Ananas comosus cultivar F153 linkage group 16, ASM154086v1, whole genome shotgun sequence):
ATATACCGGTACCAACtctcgagtaccggtactcaatataaaattttctaatttagctTCTAATCCtattctaattgattctaaagtttataaataatctATTAGGGTTCTCTAATTTATAGAGAAGTACGAGAATACATGCAAgagtaaccctagaggctaggttttcgttctaaacctatttttcACAAAATAGTCTCTTTTAGTTCAATTCGAGGTATTGAATtcaatatctatatgtcgaattgattTAAGTTTTGCTTAGAGTTATTTCTCTTGTTCTTCAACGACTCTCTAAGTAAAGGATGACTATAAAAACATGATACTGTTTATGTGCGGCATCGTCGATTCGGCGTAATCAAGGGcgattcgtggattcggatcgtgagctcgtggattcgaatGGCGTTCGTGGATTTGAATGTGAGCGTGGCGTTCATGGATTCAAACGTGGGGGCGTGGACAATCCGGAGGCTTGCGCGAGACCCATagaaggttaagagaggttgagttcatggagtcggtaatcatcttataatcttttctcctgatggattatttttttgcgtgttggtcccgtgagtttttctccaaattaaaattttttcatgtaaatcttggtgtgttatttttattttcctcatttattttttattacattgagATTTATGATTTTGGGctatacacctattcaccctTCTCTAAGTATGATattatctagatagatcctacGGTTTCATAACTTACAAAAGCTAGGAACCAACTTGCCATATTTGACTTCAAATGCATACATGAAAAGGACCGGAACGAACCAGCTTGGGCTTGAGATATATAGTACATGAACTACCTATACATTTTGACCATTgtattaagtatttaattaagTACTTACGAGACGTTGCAACGACCAACAATCAAAAGTACCTGGAAgaatttatttgagaaaattAAACATAAGCTTATGATAGATCGTAATCAACAAATTAAGTCATTTTTAGTCAATACACGGTCATGTCTAgctcaatacatacatatgtcATTAGTAATTAAAGAGTTATTACTATTGCATGGCGCCTAATTGGTCATTGAAAATCTAGGGAGTATTTATGGAAGCATCATATCACGGCCAGTCTCGTCAAAGTGATTttctgtttggcctagcttctaaACAGATTAAGCTTGCAGCATGATCTATTTTCAGCAGTAATCACCTCATTAGTAAGGGGAGCTCGAGGGTCACTTGAAGGAAATTAAGGCATTGCTATgtacataaaattaattaattacaagttTTTCGTTGGCTAAAACGATGTGAAACCTAtgcatctatttatttttattcatgtgAATCTCACGCCAACCTCTTAAATCACATTGATATTATGATTTTTACGTGGACATACATAATTGTGCATAAAAAGagcaaaattcataaataattgttttcttttgtctctctttatataatttggcaaataatcaaaatcaaatatgaCTAATTTGTTAATGGCACGCAATTATTAGTATAAAAACATGTGACACCGGTGGAACTAAGCCTGTGCCTAAACAAGGTCCAGACAGATAAGTCATATATGGGTCGGGCTTTgggtcactacaacaaaactaagTTTTGAcggtgattattttttaaaatcccggcaattataattgccgctaaGACAATTGTAGTAATTGTCACTAATGGGGGGATCGGTAAAAATTATTATGGCATTTGTTTGGACGGTTGATAAAAACCTAAACAAATGCCGCTAAATCCTACCCAATAACAACAATTATAAATAccatcataattaattataattgccacTAAAAGTAGACTAAATAATTACTAAATAAGAGTTATAGCGGCAAttgcaatatatattaaaacactTAGATCCACAATTAAATATTCCAATAAATTGAAATTAGAAAACATGCATTACCAAAAAGCAATCATAATTTGCGACAAATCACagtttcaatattaaaaataaatttcatatatgAGTTCCAACTACAAAATGCTTGTTTGAATTCCAACCAAACAATAATAAATTCTAAACGATGGTAAACATCTATTATCTCGAAAAAATTCCAAACGATGCATTGGATTGCATCGTTGCGGCATGAGAGCTCTGAAGAGTTCGGACTTTTAGTTTAGACATACAGCGGCTCCTCTTCACCAACCATCTCCCTTAAAGCAGTCCAATCTTGTGGCTCTGTAAGAAAATTATGGAGCATAACATTCAGGAGGGAGAAAATATCAGACCCTTAAGTTGAACCATGTATCCCCGATGAAATGAGCTGTCTGGTTGATGGCATGAAtgataaattaataatgttaacTTGATTTGGGGCGATCTGCGATGACCATTAGACGCCTCTGCAAGATTGAGGCCATGAAAAGGAATATGGAGCACATGCCGAACATGACGATGATGGGGAATGCATTCACCTTCAAAACAGGACGAGACAAGATTAGCCTTTTTTGAGGAATTACATTTTGCACATGACCAATGCCAGAGGTGTAATACGTTATCACAATGTTCAAGGAATCACGATGAAACAATAAAACATtggaaatgatgaaatgatcaCAAAATGCAAATATTGCCAAGCTGATATCATCAGATTAgagcagaaaaaaaaagttaggttataaaatttatttctccaTCTTTGACCGCCAATTTCAATTAACTCCTGAGTTTTGGTCAACAATTTAGTCCTGAGATTTGTCCCACAAAAGAATTAATTTCTTCCTTTGTCTACCATCTGGAAGAAAGAAGCACACCAGATAAGAGCTCACAATTAGGACCGCGTAAAGACCTAATTGTTACCCGCATCAAACTTTTGAGGAGCAATTTTAGGACATTTAAGGCCAGTTTGTCTCACGATTTGTAACAATCCTCCaaattttctattgaaaatattcaaaccATTACTATATCTGGAATCTCTGCTTCGATCGCGTTTAGCGCAGCTTGACGGTATTGTTGGACTATATCTGGAATCTCTGCAGTTGCAAGCCTTCTGGGCTTCAGGTACTTGCCGTACGAACCGTCAGGCATTAATATTTTCCATCTTCCCGATATCGGAGCTGCACCCTGAGGTTGGTACACTGTTGAAATGTGAATGGGCGAATTTAGTTAGTTTTGTATGTGCATTTGATTAAAtgatgattttctttttcttactgTAAATCTCACTTTCCATGACAATGTTCACCAACCAAAGTTTTTAGGTAAATCAGAAGACGAAGAACTTGCGGTGTAAAATTTCAACTTACATTAGTCAAATGAGTTCGGCAAACACAAATGCTATCATTGAATGCGTAAAACTATTTGTACTTTACGGTATCGTATTTAAATGAATTCATCTCATTGTGACAAACTTCTAAGCAACATAAAACAGATATTGTATCCCTAAATCGAAAGGATTTTGGCAAACAAAGATCTCTTAAATTAAGAAAGTATAATAATGAAACCATGCCCAAGTACCctttttggctttattttttgCTAATGTGGAAATAATAAGGTAGAATTAAACAGACAAAGAAAACAGATCAAAATTACTCCATATACTAGACTGGGTCCTTGGACTTTCACATGTAGTGATCGAATGCGGAGTCTACTTTacaaatatctcattaatcaCAAACTAATGATTAACCCTGTGTGATTTATACTTCAACATCAATGAGTTCCACTTAATGTCGTAGAAAATTACCAGTTGTTGTGGCAGAACTTCTGTTTTTTGAATCATATGATATGATCAAACTTCATTGTTCAATTTTTTGGGAAACAAATCTTCAAATAATGCAGGTTAATTCATCAATAAACTTAAGCCTAAGTTGA
Coding sequences:
- the LOC109722272 gene encoding 12-oxophytodienoate reductase 7-like isoform X4, whose protein sequence is MNGLYTLYMERAVGELAKELGPVATQGVLDIQMNMLYAMAAKVRIPYFLRKIGYSSSAVNRFPHCPGIYTREQVEAWKKVVDAVHAKGSIIFCQLWHVGRASNPVYQPQGAAPISGRWKILMPDGSYGKYLKPRRLATAEIPDIVQQYRQAALNAIEAEIPDIVMVNAFPIIVMFGMCSIFLFMASILQRRLMVIADRPKSKPQDWTALREMVGEEEPLYV